A window of Vescimonas fastidiosa contains these coding sequences:
- a CDS encoding C40 family peptidase, giving the protein MPKEPELKARDKVVLRMKREGAVEENLTAGTEQRVSKRLEDAELVKPAETAEPSEALSAEEQKKVQMRRQQRQFQAEHAENNDTQPPSETSVTEEKRAENPPQIVPEPLPSETPFKPPTLEQHGVSSHTGTVIAETVVTHKLRKTSAVEAVDADAILTQAAETASAKPVSDDAAPPTKRMQKLERKSEKAHERLDAAREKLPTHKVLKKERVFDEETGKGKTRLHFEDELKKPKGKGKLQFEADKTVRKVGDTLASGIHGKIHEVEQENSAVEAAHKTEIAAETAARHFRHHRESSVNKPYEKVSKLEHKADAADAKLQYERNQQEHPEMKKQNLNKHYQKQNIKKEYAAARNAGSQTAGTATKNTGKKLGEKVSDKIKEFFEKNKKVFIWIGVGIALLVLLGAGISSCSMLTSTGSSVIASSYLSEDDAMLGAEAQYCQMEQELQRYLDTYESTHNYDEYHFDLDDIEHDPYVLISILSALHEGEFTLDEVQGTLQMLFEKQYILTEEVIVETRYRTETDTWTDADGNTHTETYRVPYDYYICNVKLENFNLSHVPVYIMGQEQLSMYATYMSVLGNREDLFGDSPYVDKYITNPPADYDVNPEYLNDEKFAALITEAEKYLGYPYVWGGSNPDTSFDCSGFVSYVLTNSGLVNTGRLGAQGLYNVCTPVSKANAQPGDLIFFVGTYDTPGVSHVGIYVGDGVMIHCGDPIQYTSINSSYWQQHFYAFGRPAY; this is encoded by the coding sequence ATGCCCAAGGAACCGGAACTCAAAGCCCGCGACAAGGTTGTTCTGCGGATGAAGCGGGAGGGCGCGGTTGAGGAAAACCTGACGGCTGGCACCGAGCAGCGTGTGTCAAAGCGGCTGGAAGATGCGGAGCTGGTGAAGCCCGCTGAGACAGCAGAACCTTCCGAAGCTCTTTCTGCGGAGGAACAGAAAAAGGTGCAGATGCGCCGTCAGCAGCGTCAGTTTCAGGCGGAACACGCCGAGAATAACGACACGCAGCCGCCCTCGGAAACGTCCGTCACAGAAGAGAAAAGGGCAGAAAATCCACCCCAGATTGTACCTGAACCGCTGCCCTCGGAAACGCCGTTCAAGCCTCCAACTTTAGAGCAGCACGGCGTTTCTTCTCATACCGGCACGGTGATTGCCGAAACGGTTGTCACACACAAGCTGCGCAAGACCTCTGCGGTTGAAGCAGTGGATGCGGATGCTATTCTCACTCAAGCGGCGGAAACCGCCTCTGCAAAGCCGGTCTCGGACGATGCCGCCCCGCCCACGAAGCGGATGCAGAAGCTCGAAAGGAAGTCCGAGAAGGCGCATGAGCGTCTGGATGCCGCCCGTGAGAAGCTGCCCACGCACAAGGTTCTCAAGAAAGAGCGTGTCTTCGATGAAGAGACCGGCAAGGGCAAAACCCGCCTTCATTTTGAGGATGAGCTGAAAAAGCCCAAGGGCAAAGGCAAGCTGCAATTTGAAGCAGATAAAACCGTCCGCAAGGTCGGTGACACCCTCGCTTCCGGCATTCACGGCAAAATCCATGAGGTCGAGCAGGAAAACTCGGCGGTTGAGGCGGCGCATAAAACAGAGATTGCCGCTGAGACCGCTGCGAGGCATTTCCGTCATCATCGGGAAAGCAGCGTCAACAAGCCTTATGAGAAGGTCTCCAAGCTGGAACACAAGGCGGATGCTGCCGATGCGAAGCTCCAATATGAGAGAAATCAGCAGGAGCATCCTGAGATGAAGAAGCAGAACTTGAACAAGCACTACCAGAAGCAGAACATCAAGAAGGAATATGCCGCCGCTCGAAATGCCGGTTCTCAGACTGCCGGGACTGCCACAAAGAATACCGGCAAGAAGCTCGGTGAAAAGGTGTCCGACAAGATCAAGGAGTTTTTTGAGAAAAACAAGAAGGTCTTCATCTGGATCGGCGTCGGAATTGCCCTTCTCGTTTTGCTCGGTGCCGGAATCAGCTCGTGTTCGATGCTTACTTCTACCGGTTCGTCGGTTATCGCTTCCTCCTATCTCAGCGAGGATGATGCGATGCTGGGCGCAGAAGCGCAGTATTGCCAAATGGAGCAGGAGCTGCAACGCTATCTCGACACCTACGAAAGCACTCACAACTACGATGAATACCACTTCGATCTGGACGATATTGAGCATGACCCGTATGTGCTGATCTCCATTCTCTCGGCTCTCCATGAGGGCGAGTTCACGCTGGATGAGGTGCAGGGTACGCTCCAAATGCTGTTTGAAAAGCAGTACATTCTCACCGAAGAGGTTATCGTCGAAACCAGATACCGCACGGAGACCGACACATGGACGGATGCAGACGGCAATACGCACACGGAAACCTATCGTGTCCCGTATGACTACTACATCTGCAACGTGAAGCTCGAAAACTTCAACCTCTCCCATGTCCCGGTCTACATCATGGGGCAGGAACAGCTCTCCATGTATGCGACGTATATGTCTGTGCTGGGCAACCGTGAGGATCTATTCGGTGACTCTCCCTATGTGGACAAGTACATCACCAATCCTCCCGCCGACTACGATGTCAACCCGGAATACCTGAACGATGAGAAGTTTGCAGCGCTGATTACCGAGGCGGAAAAGTATCTCGGCTATCCGTATGTGTGGGGCGGCTCCAATCCCGACACGTCCTTTGACTGCTCCGGCTTCGTCAGCTATGTTCTCACGAACAGCGGACTTGTGAACACCGGACGGCTGGGCGCACAGGGGCTTTACAACGTCTGTACGCCGGTTTCAAAGGCGAATGCACAGCCCGGTGATCTCATCTTCTTTGTCGGGACGTATGACACCCCCGGCGTGTCTCACGTCGGCATCTACGTTGGTGATGGGGTCATGATCCACTGCGGCGATCCCATTCAGTACACATCCATCAACTCTTCCTACTGGCAGCAGCATTTCTACGCCTTCGGAAGACCCGCCTATTAA
- a CDS encoding DUF4315 family protein — protein MNPKYQKVLSDIEKAEKKKSEIEGQLKELYDKKTELENLEIINTVRSMVMDKDQIMAFLSSMKGGTKPAENTEVIDNA, from the coding sequence ATGAATCCCAAGTATCAGAAAGTCCTCTCCGACATTGAGAAGGCTGAAAAGAAGAAGTCCGAAATCGAAGGACAGCTCAAGGAGCTGTACGACAAGAAGACGGAGCTGGAAAACCTTGAAATCATCAACACCGTGCGCTCTATGGTGATGGACAAGGATCAGATCATGGCGTTCCTGTCTTCCATGAAGGGCGGCACCAAGCCCGCTGAAAATACGGAGGTAATCGACAATGCGTAA
- a CDS encoding DUF4366 domain-containing protein: MRKKFRFLTVLAVCVMVLSCFSVTAFAYADDTEQNLPVTEATQPEQQPAVTPTPEKPKGEPIDDEGNAYTRDLLYDRATNKQFITVQTKSGNTFFIVIDYDAPINEDEEQYQTYFLNMVDESDLLALLDDDTAAALTTCNCKEKCAAGQVNTDCPVCKTNMSECTGTAPATPEPDKDAETDAPAPKPEKKSNVGMILVIFALAGAAGAAYYYIKFVKGRKPKDEDMDFFDDEGYEEEPYINEDDEPQIAEDAETEGDED; encoded by the coding sequence ATGCGTAAGAAGTTTCGTTTTCTGACCGTCCTTGCGGTCTGCGTCATGGTTCTGTCCTGCTTCTCTGTCACGGCGTTTGCCTACGCCGATGATACCGAGCAGAACCTTCCCGTTACGGAGGCAACTCAGCCCGAACAGCAGCCCGCAGTCACTCCCACGCCGGAAAAGCCGAAGGGTGAGCCGATTGACGATGAGGGCAACGCCTACACCCGCGACTTGCTCTATGACAGGGCAACCAACAAGCAGTTCATCACTGTCCAGACGAAAAGCGGCAACACCTTCTTCATTGTCATCGACTACGATGCGCCCATCAACGAGGATGAGGAACAGTATCAGACGTACTTCCTCAACATGGTCGATGAGAGCGACCTGCTTGCGCTGCTGGATGATGATACTGCGGCGGCTCTGACTACCTGTAACTGCAAGGAAAAATGCGCTGCCGGTCAGGTCAACACCGACTGCCCGGTCTGCAAGACCAACATGAGCGAATGCACCGGCACAGCCCCCGCTACACCTGAGCCGGATAAGGATGCAGAAACCGATGCTCCCGCCCCTAAACCCGAAAAGAAGTCCAACGTCGGCATGATCCTCGTCATCTTTGCCCTTGCCGGTGCTGCGGGTGCAGCTTATTACTACATCAAGTTCGTCAAGGGCAGAAAGCCCAAGGATGAGGATATGGACTTCTTTGATGATGAAGGCTACGAGGAAGAGCCGTACATCAACGAGGATGATGAGCCGCAGATTGCGGAGGATGCCGAAACGGAAGGTGATGAAGATTGA
- a CDS encoding DNA topoisomerase 3: MILVIAEKPSVAQSIAKVLGATSRKDGYMEGGNYIVSWCFGHLVELADASSYDERYAKWRYDDLPIVPENWMFEVTKDKAQQFKVLSALMKDKRVTELVCATDAGREGELIFRLVYNKAGCTKPFKRLWISSLEDSAIREGFNHLRDGKEYDRLYEAALSRSKADWIVGINGTRLFTTLYHKKLVVGRVQTPTLAMLVERDGKISTFQKEKYFNVHVGKGDLTADLEKVKTEEEAKRIAAACEKKQAVVSSLKRETKTVNPPKLYDLTTLQREANRYYGFTAQQTLDLVQTLYEKKLLTYPRTDSQFITDDMEDTARQVISIVCRKLPLFSGVSVTPDIARVTDNSKVTDHHAILPTVQLEKQDVSALPQSEQKILNLVGMRLLCATGEKHTYAETQISLSCEGYAFKAKGKTVAQNGWKAIEELFKASVKTKEKDDPMKSLPEVHESDVLDNVSASVTEHFTTPPKQYTEDTLLSAMETAGNDQFDDDTEKKGLGTPATRAGIIEKLVKSGFAERKGKSLIPTKDGCNLVCVLPEQITSPAMTAEWENTLMEIERGNADADAFLSGIVRMTGDLVKAYPFLSDAEAQRFGTGKEEIGKCPRCGSPVYVGKGNFYCSNKECSFCLWEDNKFFSSKKKKLTKKIAKEMLDKGWCRVTGLYTPKKPQLYDAVIRLDDSGGKYVSFKMEFDR; this comes from the coding sequence TTGATCTTAGTCATTGCTGAAAAACCCAGCGTCGCCCAGTCCATCGCAAAGGTGTTGGGCGCGACGTCCCGCAAGGACGGCTACATGGAAGGCGGCAACTACATCGTTTCGTGGTGCTTCGGTCATTTGGTGGAGCTGGCAGACGCCAGCTCCTACGATGAGCGGTATGCCAAGTGGCGGTATGACGATCTGCCCATTGTTCCGGAAAACTGGATGTTCGAGGTCACAAAGGACAAAGCACAGCAGTTCAAGGTGCTGTCCGCTCTTATGAAGGACAAGCGCGTCACCGAGCTGGTCTGCGCAACCGATGCAGGACGCGAGGGTGAGTTGATCTTCCGGCTGGTCTACAACAAAGCCGGATGCACCAAGCCCTTCAAGCGTCTGTGGATCAGCTCGTTGGAGGACTCCGCCATCCGCGAAGGCTTCAACCATCTCCGGGACGGCAAGGAATATGACCGTCTCTATGAAGCGGCACTCAGCCGCTCGAAGGCAGACTGGATTGTCGGCATCAACGGCACCCGCCTTTTCACCACGCTCTATCATAAGAAGCTGGTGGTCGGGCGCGTCCAGACGCCGACCCTTGCAATGCTGGTGGAGCGTGACGGGAAAATCTCAACCTTCCAGAAGGAGAAGTATTTCAACGTCCACGTCGGCAAGGGCGATCTGACCGCCGATCTGGAAAAGGTCAAAACCGAAGAGGAAGCAAAAAGAATTGCGGCGGCTTGCGAGAAAAAGCAAGCCGTCGTTTCTTCTCTCAAGCGGGAGACGAAAACCGTCAATCCTCCGAAGCTCTATGATCTGACTACCTTGCAGCGCGAGGCTAACCGCTACTACGGCTTCACCGCCCAGCAGACGCTCGATCTCGTACAAACACTCTACGAAAAGAAGCTCCTGACCTATCCGCGCACGGACAGCCAGTTTATTACGGATGATATGGAGGACACCGCCCGTCAGGTCATTTCTATTGTCTGCCGCAAGCTTCCGCTTTTCTCCGGCGTTTCGGTTACTCCGGACATTGCCCGCGTAACCGACAACAGCAAGGTCACAGATCACCACGCTATTCTCCCGACCGTCCAGCTTGAAAAGCAGGATGTTTCGGCTCTCCCTCAGTCGGAGCAGAAAATCCTCAATCTTGTTGGGATGCGCCTTCTGTGTGCGACCGGCGAGAAGCACACCTACGCAGAGACGCAGATCTCGCTCTCCTGCGAGGGCTATGCGTTCAAAGCCAAGGGCAAGACCGTCGCTCAAAACGGATGGAAAGCCATTGAAGAGCTGTTCAAGGCTTCCGTCAAGACGAAGGAAAAGGACGATCCCATGAAGTCCCTGCCCGAAGTCCATGAGAGCGATGTTCTGGATAATGTGTCCGCCAGCGTCACCGAACACTTCACAACGCCTCCGAAGCAGTACACGGAAGACACGCTCCTGTCTGCAATGGAGACTGCCGGAAACGATCAGTTTGACGATGACACCGAGAAGAAAGGTCTTGGAACACCCGCGACCCGCGCCGGTATCATTGAAAAGCTGGTGAAGTCCGGCTTTGCAGAGCGCAAGGGTAAGTCTCTCATTCCCACGAAGGACGGCTGCAACCTTGTCTGCGTCCTGCCGGAACAGATCACGTCTCCCGCAATGACGGCGGAATGGGAAAACACGCTTATGGAGATTGAGCGCGGCAATGCGGATGCAGACGCTTTCCTCAGCGGCATTGTCCGGATGACCGGTGATCTCGTGAAAGCCTATCCGTTTCTCTCCGATGCCGAAGCCCAGCGTTTCGGCACGGGCAAGGAGGAAATCGGCAAGTGTCCCCGCTGCGGCTCTCCGGTCTATGTCGGCAAGGGCAATTTCTACTGCTCGAACAAGGAATGCTCCTTCTGCCTGTGGGAAGACAATAAGTTCTTTTCCAGCAAGAAAAAGAAGCTGACCAAGAAGATTGCAAAGGAGATGCTGGACAAGGGCTGGTGCCGAGTGACCGGGCTTTACACGCCGAAGAAGCCTCAGCTCTATGATGCGGTGATCCGGCTGGATGACAGCGGCGGCAAATACGTCAGCTTCAAGATGGAGTTTGATCGATGA
- a CDS encoding adenine nucleotide alpha hydrolase family protein: protein MTRPKYVASCSGGKDSVATLLLAAQHNEPLDEAVFSEVMFDKDTSGEVPEHRDFIYDRLKPFCEKELGIKFTILHAGKTYDDVFHHVITRGPHKGEVRGFAWAGMCAVNRDCKIPPVRKYNATLSPDTVSYVGIAEDEPKRLARLDGITKVSLLAKYGMTEADAYKLCQEHGLLSPIYAHCRRNGCWFCPNASDSELLHMVTKHPDMFDRLIEWENEDNIFHRRMTRRETPSEVKARLLSKSQTGFSSPKSK from the coding sequence ATGACCCGCCCAAAGTATGTTGCTTCATGCAGCGGAGGCAAAGACAGCGTAGCGACGCTCCTGCTGGCTGCACAGCACAATGAACCGCTGGATGAAGCCGTGTTCAGTGAGGTCATGTTCGACAAAGATACAAGCGGTGAAGTCCCGGAACACCGGGACTTCATCTATGACCGGCTCAAGCCCTTCTGTGAAAAGGAGCTGGGCATCAAGTTCACCATTCTCCATGCAGGCAAGACCTACGATGACGTATTCCATCACGTCATCACCCGCGGACCGCATAAGGGCGAGGTTCGCGGCTTCGCATGGGCTGGTATGTGCGCAGTCAATCGGGACTGCAAAATCCCGCCCGTCCGCAAGTACAACGCCACGCTCTCGCCGGACACTGTGAGCTATGTCGGCATTGCGGAGGATGAGCCAAAACGCCTTGCTCGTCTGGATGGAATAACGAAGGTCAGTCTGCTTGCCAAATACGGTATGACCGAGGCGGACGCCTACAAGCTCTGTCAGGAACACGGCCTGCTTTCCCCAATCTACGCTCACTGCCGAAGAAACGGCTGCTGGTTCTGTCCCAACGCCAGTGACTCGGAGCTGTTGCACATGGTCACAAAGCACCCGGATATGTTTGACCGGCTGATTGAATGGGAGAACGAGGATAACATCTTCCATCGTCGGATGACGCGCAGAGAAACCCCGTCTGAGGTAAAGGCTCGTTTACTGAGCAAATCCCAGACGGGGTTTTCTTCGCCCAAAAGCAAATAA
- a CDS encoding DUF3849 domain-containing protein yields MAENKNAQQVREITDKLEQGIKELFESERFKEYLRTMSKFYNYSFNNTLLIAMQKPEATYVAGYTSWQRNFDRQVMKGEKGIKILAPAPYKAQEEREKIDPATQKPVIGADGKAVTETVEVLRPAFKVVSVFDVSQTDGKELPDIIVDELKGTVENYEAFFDALKQESPVPISFEDIPGGAKGFFSPVESRIAIQEGMSEIQTVKTAIHEIAHAKLHAVKPDEKAAPEDKKDRHTKEVEAESVAYTVCQRYGIETSDYSFGYIAGWSSGKETKELKSSLDTIRKTAAEMIEGIDGKLKVLLAEKAQSAEKEAEAPAKEAILEEKPEVPIYRETANYAYEAGELESYRASLAANVECRRAIEAAISSNYGDNRLDADAAVKSVLEQFSPERVRYVLANTIQQKDFDGRIPQPLKEWAKTVDVCPENASRFLVDKPNPGLTALFVDAFRQQTEPQKEVMPEKTEERDPEVVAWENDEITSIEVKTVEVKPPFAPLPEEAAKAPKAHRLTAEEKEIKAAVMDTLKGQIAYNNDGMRASYRASNHSFNLLARNGIRIEGNTVTQNGEPLFKIHRRHAARKTQGCYRELMPTLEYVRQEQKQEKPSIRDQLRTAAKQQPEKKSPVKSKTHDMEL; encoded by the coding sequence ATGGCTGAAAACAAAAATGCACAGCAAGTCCGCGAAATCACGGACAAGCTGGAACAGGGCATCAAGGAGCTTTTTGAATCCGAGCGGTTCAAGGAATATCTCCGCACGATGTCCAAGTTCTACAACTATTCCTTCAACAACACGCTGCTCATTGCGATGCAGAAGCCAGAGGCAACCTATGTTGCTGGTTATACCTCGTGGCAGCGCAACTTTGACCGTCAGGTCATGAAAGGCGAAAAGGGCATCAAGATTCTTGCACCCGCGCCGTACAAGGCGCAGGAAGAGCGTGAGAAGATTGACCCCGCGACGCAGAAGCCGGTGATCGGCGCAGATGGGAAGGCGGTCACAGAAACAGTTGAGGTTCTGCGTCCTGCCTTCAAGGTGGTGAGTGTCTTTGATGTTTCCCAGACGGACGGCAAGGAGCTTCCGGACATCATCGTCGATGAGCTGAAAGGCACCGTCGAAAACTACGAGGCGTTCTTCGATGCGCTCAAGCAGGAATCTCCCGTCCCTATTTCCTTTGAGGACATTCCGGGCGGTGCAAAGGGATTCTTCTCTCCGGTTGAAAGCCGCATTGCCATTCAGGAGGGCATGAGCGAAATCCAGACGGTCAAGACCGCCATTCACGAGATCGCCCACGCAAAGCTCCACGCCGTCAAGCCGGATGAGAAAGCCGCGCCAGAAGATAAGAAGGATCGGCACACCAAGGAGGTTGAAGCGGAAAGCGTTGCCTACACCGTCTGCCAGCGTTACGGCATCGAAACCTCAGACTATTCCTTCGGCTATATCGCCGGTTGGTCATCCGGCAAGGAAACCAAGGAACTGAAAAGCTCTCTGGACACCATCCGCAAGACGGCGGCTGAGATGATTGAGGGCATTGACGGCAAGCTCAAGGTGCTGCTGGCAGAAAAAGCGCAGTCCGCAGAGAAGGAAGCCGAGGCTCCTGCAAAGGAAGCCATTCTGGAAGAAAAGCCGGAAGTCCCCATTTACCGCGAGACGGCGAATTATGCTTATGAAGCCGGTGAGCTGGAGTCATATCGTGCTTCTCTCGCTGCAAACGTGGAATGCCGCCGTGCGATTGAGGCGGCAATCAGTTCTAACTACGGAGACAACCGGCTGGATGCGGATGCTGCCGTGAAAAGCGTCCTTGAGCAGTTCTCTCCGGAGCGTGTCCGATATGTCCTTGCAAACACCATTCAGCAGAAAGACTTTGATGGGCGTATTCCGCAGCCCCTCAAGGAATGGGCGAAGACCGTTGATGTCTGCCCGGAGAATGCCTCCCGCTTCCTTGTGGATAAACCCAATCCCGGACTGACGGCACTTTTCGTGGATGCGTTCCGTCAGCAGACAGAACCCCAGAAGGAAGTCATGCCTGAAAAAACAGAGGAAAGAGACCCGGAGGTTGTTGCATGGGAGAATGATGAGATTACCTCTATTGAGGTAAAAACCGTGGAGGTCAAGCCTCCCTTTGCGCCCTTGCCGGAGGAAGCGGCAAAAGCACCGAAAGCGCACCGCCTGACTGCCGAAGAGAAGGAGATCAAAGCCGCCGTCATGGACACGCTCAAGGGGCAGATTGCCTATAACAACGACGGTATGCGGGCGTCCTATCGCGCCTCTAACCATTCCTTCAATCTGCTGGCACGGAACGGCATCAGGATCGAGGGCAACACGGTCACGCAGAACGGTGAGCCGCTGTTCAAAATCCATCGCCGTCATGCGGCGCGAAAAACACAGGGCTGCTACCGTGAGCTGATGCCGACGCTGGAATACGTCAGGCAGGAGCAGAAGCAGGAAAAGCCCTCCATCCGCGATCAGCTCAGGACTGCCGCAAAACAGCAGCCGGAGAAGAAGTCTCCGGTCAAATCCAAAACGCACGACATGGAGTTGTGA
- a CDS encoding MutS N-terminal domain-containing protein, translated as MKKYTDVDIVAELQKLVDSHVDSYKEDFDIDKRIIRRAAESQNPEDKTLMWFCRPHGTHCLNENQVFIQGTRDHNTFRFYAEQTYDECIARVIVPKAVKRGKVFGDVFEINYREQAANVAQNSVAPDHDRLTFADGFVLDAPCRSSFDAAMALVGEHGGVKTHQTLPKDADALAEVLSKQKSRRDRLPDAERTEALSPLPVAELRKYEAVKKAHPDALVCFAQNGYFELYGKDAEKAAPLLGTKLLEKKVRGKPSVPVTGFRESAWVAGSHKLWKSGMDVFLSKDGETFKELKAADYIPVGATLNVDGIKCRIDAVDFAADEVRLTNIEDKNRPIRFSESIQYVRAYVEDAGTAIYDTIPKKPAARESIRDKLKSAQKAQPPHTPKPQKLKGKDMEL; from the coding sequence ATGAAGAAATACACAGACGTTGACATCGTTGCGGAGCTGCAGAAGCTCGTGGACAGTCATGTAGACAGCTACAAGGAAGACTTCGACATCGACAAGCGCATCATCCGCCGCGCTGCCGAAAGTCAGAATCCCGAAGACAAGACGCTGATGTGGTTCTGCCGTCCGCATGGAACGCACTGCCTCAACGAAAATCAGGTCTTTATTCAGGGAACGCGAGATCACAATACCTTCCGTTTCTATGCGGAACAGACCTACGACGAGTGCATTGCCCGCGTCATCGTCCCAAAAGCCGTCAAGCGCGGCAAGGTGTTCGGGGATGTCTTTGAGATCAACTACCGGGAACAGGCGGCAAATGTGGCGCAGAACTCGGTTGCGCCGGATCATGACCGGCTGACCTTCGCAGACGGCTTTGTGCTGGACGCCCCCTGCCGCAGCAGCTTCGATGCAGCAATGGCTCTGGTCGGTGAGCATGGAGGCGTCAAAACCCACCAGACGCTCCCGAAGGACGCGGATGCTCTGGCGGAAGTGCTGTCCAAGCAGAAAAGCCGCCGTGACAGACTGCCGGATGCAGAAAGGACAGAGGCGCTTTCGCCTCTGCCCGTTGCAGAACTCCGTAAGTACGAGGCAGTCAAAAAGGCGCATCCCGACGCGCTGGTCTGCTTTGCTCAGAACGGCTATTTTGAGCTGTACGGCAAGGACGCAGAGAAAGCCGCGCCGCTTCTCGGCACAAAACTCCTTGAAAAGAAGGTGCGCGGCAAGCCTTCTGTGCCGGTTACTGGTTTCCGTGAAAGCGCATGGGTAGCTGGTTCTCATAAGCTCTGGAAGTCCGGCATGGATGTCTTTCTCAGCAAGGACGGCGAGACCTTCAAGGAACTCAAAGCCGCAGATTACATTCCTGTCGGCGCAACGCTGAATGTGGATGGGATCAAGTGCAGAATCGACGCGGTTGATTTTGCCGCTGATGAAGTCCGGCTGACCAACATCGAGGACAAGAACCGCCCCATCCGCTTTTCTGAGAGCATCCAGTATGTCCGCGCCTATGTGGAGGATGCCGGAACTGCCATCTACGACACCATCCCGAAGAAGCCCGCTGCCCGTGAATCCATCCGTGACAAACTGAAATCCGCACAGAAGGCACAGCCGCCTCACACACCGAAGCCGCAGAAATTGAAAGGAAAGGATATGGAACTCTGA
- a CDS encoding transposon-transfer assisting family protein, whose translation MKNFTVEEINLMCCFNTSSRKRLIDDMKSVTLNDMDGEIAELMYKTVRKLEVMTDAEFEELYIMPDGMVDD comes from the coding sequence ATGAAAAACTTTACCGTGGAAGAAATCAACCTGATGTGTTGCTTCAACACATCCAGCCGGAAGCGGCTGATCGACGATATGAAGAGCGTCACCCTGAACGACATGGACGGTGAGATTGCGGAGCTGATGTATAAGACCGTCCGGAAGCTCGAAGTCATGACCGACGCGGAGTTTGAGGAACTGTATATCATGCCGGACGGCATGGTGGATGACTGA